The Kosakonia sacchari SP1 genome includes a window with the following:
- a CDS encoding LysE family translocator — protein MALFPTTFPALALAHFVALLSPGPDFFLLMGFAIRYRLRGSAGLCAGIAAGNAFYILIVIIGASALHPFTVLFSAIELLGAVYLLWIGWHLLRSRAQALSVNETRQPCPSLRKQFLLGLGSALLNPKNALFYLALMTALLGPDVTLLQQSVSGAWMVMVVFVWDLAVVWLIGQPAVQLRLSQSVWWIERVAGAVLMVFGASILWSMLRNLLRI, from the coding sequence ATGGCGTTGTTTCCCACCACGTTTCCCGCGCTGGCGCTGGCACATTTTGTCGCCCTGCTCAGCCCCGGTCCGGATTTCTTTTTGTTAATGGGGTTTGCGATCCGCTATCGTCTGCGCGGCAGCGCCGGGCTGTGCGCGGGCATCGCCGCAGGCAACGCCTTTTATATTCTGATAGTGATTATCGGTGCGAGCGCGCTGCACCCGTTCACAGTGCTCTTTAGCGCGATTGAACTACTGGGCGCTGTCTATTTACTGTGGATTGGCTGGCATTTGCTGCGCAGCCGTGCACAGGCGCTTAGCGTCAATGAAACCCGTCAGCCGTGCCCAAGCCTGAGAAAACAGTTTTTACTTGGGCTCGGTTCCGCGCTGCTCAATCCCAAAAACGCGCTGTTTTACCTTGCGCTGATGACCGCCCTGCTCGGCCCGGACGTCACGCTGCTCCAGCAGTCGGTGAGCGGCGCGTGGATGGTGATGGTTGTATTCGTGTGGGATTTAGCCGTGGTTTGGCTCATTGGTCAACCCGCCGTGCAACTGCGGCTGAGCCAAAGCGTATGGTGGATCGAGCGCGTCGCAGGCGCGGTGTTAATGGTGTTTGGGGCGTCGATTTTATGGAGCATGCTGCGTAATCTGCTTAGGATTTAA
- a CDS encoding DUF445 domain-containing protein, with translation MNKFAELKRAKRLALSLLLVAAATFITTLFLPPNFWVSGVKAIAEAAMVGALADWFAVVALFHRVPFPFIARHTAIIPRNKERIGDNLGQFVQEKFLDTQSLVALIHRHQPAQMIGVWFSQPENAQRVGVHLLQVMSGFLEMADDSRIQRLLRRAVHKAIDKVDLTETSALLLESLTRNNRHQKLLDTVIAQLIALLQRQSSRDFIARQIVRWLKTDHPMKAKILPTEWLGEQSADWVSEAVNSLLDDVNADSTHQIRQAFDRATMKLIASLKSDPEMAERAENIKEYLKNDETFNRYVGEMWADLRNWMKADMQSDDSRMQKRITDAGLWFGETLLADGALRASLNEHLEQAAHRVAPEFAAFLTRHISDTVKSWDARDMSQQIELNIGKDLQFIRINGTLVGGTIGLILYLLSQLPALLHVSAF, from the coding sequence ATGAATAAATTCGCAGAACTTAAGCGCGCCAAGCGCCTGGCGCTGTCGCTGTTGCTGGTTGCCGCCGCGACGTTTATCACCACACTGTTCCTGCCGCCCAACTTCTGGGTAAGCGGGGTGAAAGCCATTGCCGAAGCGGCGATGGTCGGCGCGCTGGCGGACTGGTTCGCGGTGGTCGCGCTGTTTCACCGTGTGCCGTTCCCGTTTATTGCCCGCCATACGGCGATTATCCCGCGTAATAAAGAGCGGATTGGCGACAATCTCGGCCAGTTCGTGCAGGAAAAATTTCTGGATACCCAATCGCTGGTGGCGTTAATTCATCGCCACCAGCCGGCGCAGATGATTGGCGTCTGGTTCAGCCAGCCCGAAAACGCGCAGCGCGTGGGGGTGCATCTGTTGCAGGTGATGAGCGGCTTTCTGGAGATGGCCGATGACAGCCGCATCCAGCGCCTGTTACGCCGCGCGGTGCATAAAGCCATCGACAAAGTGGATCTCACCGAAACCAGCGCGCTGCTACTGGAAAGCCTGACCCGCAACAATCGCCACCAAAAGCTGCTGGATACCGTCATTGCGCAATTGATCGCCCTGCTGCAACGGCAAAGCAGCCGCGATTTTATTGCCCGCCAGATTGTGCGCTGGCTGAAAACCGATCACCCGATGAAGGCGAAGATCCTGCCCACCGAATGGCTGGGTGAGCAGAGCGCCGACTGGGTTTCCGAGGCAGTAAATTCGCTGCTCGACGATGTTAATGCCGACAGCACGCATCAGATCCGCCAGGCTTTTGATCGCGCCACTATGAAGCTGATCGCCAGTCTGAAAAGCGATCCGGAAATGGCCGAGCGCGCGGAAAACATCAAAGAATATTTGAAAAACGACGAGACGTTTAACCGCTACGTCGGCGAAATGTGGGCGGATCTGCGTAACTGGATGAAAGCGGATATGCAGTCTGACGATTCGCGGATGCAAAAACGCATCACCGACGCAGGCCTGTGGTTCGGCGAAACGCTGCTGGCGGATGGCGCGCTACGCGCTTCGCTCAACGAACATCTGGAACAAGCCGCTCACCGCGTGGCACCGGAGTTCGCCGCGTTTCTCACCCGCCATATCAGCGACACCGTGAAAAGCTGGGACGCGCGGGATATGTCGCAGCAAATCGAGCTGAATATCGGTAAAGATCTGCAATTTATCCGCATCAACGGCACGCTCGTCGGTGGGACGATCGGCCTGATCCTCTATTTGCTGTCGCAGTTGCCCGCGCTGCTGCACGTTAGCGCTTTCTAA
- a CDS encoding DUF2164 domain-containing protein: MADITLTTSEREQLRKKLQAYCEQNFELELEQFDAEFFIDFIAEQIGPAFYNAGIDEAIRTHALYSERIQEEMDLKKII; encoded by the coding sequence ATGGCCGACATTACCCTCACCACCAGCGAACGCGAGCAGTTACGCAAAAAATTGCAGGCCTACTGTGAGCAGAATTTTGAGCTGGAACTGGAGCAGTTTGACGCCGAGTTCTTTATCGACTTCATTGCCGAACAGATTGGCCCGGCTTTTTATAACGCAGGCATCGACGAAGCGATTCGCACACATGCGCTCTACAGCGAGCGCATTCAGGAAGAGATGGATCTCAAAAAAATAATCTGA